The sequence TGCCGCCGTCGTCCGACTGGAACACCGACGCGTTGTCGAGCGCCTCCTGCACCACGGCTCTGGCGTCGGGCCACGCCGAATCGTTGCGCTGCACCGCGAGTGCGGCGGCCACTGCGCGGCTCAGGATCTGCTCCCAGCAACGGTGCGGGTAGTCGCGGAGATCTTCGGTCCAGGCATGCACGAGGGCGTCGTTGCCGCGCCACACGCTGACGCGAAGGTACGGGTTGCTCGCGCCCGCGGGCAGCGCCGGCAATTGCAGCGCGAGCGGCTGCGCTCCGATCCAGCCGGCCTGGGTGCGTTGTGCGGCGATCGCGGTGGATGCGACTTCCAGTGCCTGCGCAACGCCATCCTGCCCGTCGTCGGTCGACGCGGTCGCGGTGAGCAGGACCGGGCCGGGTGCGCTCGGTGCAAAGGACACGCCAAAACTGGCCTGTCCCTGCGGCGCCAATGCGAGCGTTGCCGGATGCGAGTCGCGGGTGCCGCCGCCATCCACCTGCAACGTGGCCTGCGCCTGCGCGGCGTGCGCGGCGACCTGGCGCGCGTTCACCGCAATGCGACTGCGATCGCCGGGGTAGATGCGCACCGGGGACTGCAGGCGCGCTTCCACGGGAAGGCCTGCTTCGAGCGTCGCGTCCGCCGTCGCGAAATCGCCGCGTCCGTCGTCGCTCCACGCGACCGCGCGCCAGCGCGTGAGGTTGTCGGGCACGACGAAGTCCACCGTCCGCGTCTCGCCCGGCGCGAGGACGATGTCGGTGCGCCACAGGGCGGTGTCGGCGAATTGCGTGCGTATGCGGATCGGCCCGCGGCTTGGTGACGCGTCCACGGACCTGGATTCATCGCGCGCCACGTGCGGCGTCGCCGATGCGTCGTAGGCGAATGGGTCGATTGCGGCAGCGCCCACCACCTCGACGGTGTCGAGCCCTTCGAAGTCGTCCGATTGCCGTGGAGGTGCGGCCGCGTTCCGACGAACCGTCCCGGGCGCCAGCAGCGCAACGTTCGTCGTGTCCCGCGCGAAGGGCATGCTCGAGTCCACGCTCGAGACGTCGATGGGGTTGATCGCCCCGTTGCCCATCATCGTGATCACGCAATCCGTCGTGCAGGTCGAAGGATCGTTCGGCTTGCCGATCAGCCAGCGCCATCGGTCCTGGTTCCATCCGCCGAACCCCGAGTCCCCGAGGGAATCCCAGTGGGTGCCGACGGCGGCACGCATGTTGCGCGGATTCATGTTTTCGAACTGTTCCGCGCCAAGCGTGGCCAGTGCGTCGTCGACGACCGTCAGCGTGACGTCGCGCGTGGAATCGCTCGTGTTGTGCAGGACCAGGTGCGCCTTGGCGCCGGGCGCGGATTGCGTCGGCGCGAACGCCACGCTGACGGGAACCCGGCTGTCGGGGGACGCTGCGAATTCCACGTTTTGCGTCTTCTCGTACGTGGGCACTGCGCGGCGGAACCCGGCGGGCAGGACATCGGCCTGTCGCTCACCCCGCACGTAGGCACGCAACGTGACATTGCGGGGCCAGGAGGGCTGCGTCTGCAATTCGACGTCGTGCGTGCCGGCGACGAGGTCCATGACCGCGGCGTCGAGGATGCGCCCGTCCGCCGAGAAGACGAACAGCACCGGGCCGGGCTTGCGCTGCTTCACCAGCGTGCGAAGTGGTGTGCCTGCCGTGCCGACCTGGTCGGCGAGGTCCAGCTCGATCGGCTTGTCTTCGCGTGCGCCACCAGACGAAGCCCAGACGTAATACTCGGGTTCGGCGGGCGCGGCATCGCCACTGCGCGCGACGAATCGGTAATAGCCGGTCCTTCGACGCTCGAAGGTGCAATCGGTTGCCTGCCCCTTGGCGATCCTGCAGGCGTGCACCTTTTCGCCGCCACCGCTGTCGGATTTCTCGGCGTAATAGACGTCCACGTCGATGGTATCGGCGGGCACCTCGCGACCTTCGGCATCGACGACGACACCGGTCAGTTGCACCGGCGAGGTGTCGTCGAGCCACTGCGTCCCCAGCTTCAGCCCGACATAACGCGTGAAGCGCGCATAGGACAGCTTGACGAAATTGCTTGTCGTGCTGTCCCGATCGCTCAGCTGCACTTCCGCGGACAGCATGATCGTGCCGAAGGGCGGAAGGGCGTGCGCCGCTTTGTCGAACGTGACGGGGAGCGACAGGCGCGCGCGGCCCGAACCGTCGAGGGTGATCGTCCGGTCGGCCAGGCCGGCTATTTCGCTTTCGTCCCATCGGTTGCGCGCCTGCGCGAACGTGTAGTCGCGCCATTGCGGATAGGCCTCGCCGAGCGGCGTCGGTTCGAGTTGGTTCTCGATGTTGTCGATCGCGGCGCCTGCGGCGGTACCGCCGGAGTAATAACCCGCCTCGATGTCGAGCGGAAGCGTGTCGCCCTCGCGGACGATGCGGGCCGTGGTGTTCGCGCGGATCCATAGATCCTGTGCGCGAAACGTGCCCACGAAGAAGCACACGCGCATGGCGGCCTTGTCGCCGGCTTCGCGCACGCAATAATCGCCGTCGTCGAGGTGCACCGGCAGGACGGTGTCGCCGGACACGGCGCCCGTCGCATCCAGGGTCCCGGTCCACGTCAGGACGGGCTTGTCGTAATAGTTGGTGAGCACCAGGTCGATCGGCGCGGATGCGTTGCGCGGGACCAGCACGCCGTTGCGCCATTGGCGCGCCCACAGGCGCCAATGCACGGTGTCGCCCGCGCGGTACACCGGGCGATCGGCAACGCCGAACCCTTCCTGCGCCGGCGTCGCAAGCAGGCTGCTGTTCCAGTCGTAAAACGCCAGCGGCAGCACGGCGCGTCCCACCTTGCCTTCCACGCGCAGGAACCATCGGGCCACGGCGCGCGCGTCGCGGGAATCGGGGAGCGGGAAATCCTCCGGCAATTCCACCGTGGCCATGCCGTTCGAATCGGTCGTCGCGCTCGCCACGCCTTCGGGCAACGCATCGGGCGTGCGGCGGAGCAGGAGTTCGGCGCGTGCGCCGGCAATCGGCGCGCTGGAGTCCCAGTCGTGTGCCCACGCGACGACCTCGCGCCGGCCGATGACGGCGTACACGTCAAAGTCCGGGGCGACCGCCATCGCGCCCGACGTGAATTTGCCGGGCGTGTTTTCCGCGCGCCAATCGACGAAGCCGCCATCGCGCAGGGTCTTGCGCACGACGTCGGGTTCGACATCCACGGGCGCGTCGCCGGCGGCAGGGCTTTTCCACGTCGCCAGCTTCGCGTCACGCGCGATGGTGGCCAGCTGCAACGACTGCGGCGCGGCGTTCACCACGCGGACCTGCGCCGATGCGCCCTTTTCCAGCAGCGCACGGTCGAAGGGCGCGTAGAGCGCGGGTCGCATCGCGCCGGTCCGGACCGCAACCTCGACGGGCGAAAGCAGGACTTCGTGCGCCGCGGCCTGCATCGCCGGCACCGTGAACTGTCGCTGTGCGTGCGCATCGTCGATCGCGAACTCGATCCACCAGCCCGGCGCGCGCAAAGGTGCCGTGTCGCTCTCCTTGCGGTCGCTGCGTGCGTACGACACGGACGCGCCGCGGAAGCGCAGGCCCTCCGGCCATTCCTTGACCCAGGCCTCGCGGGCGCTTTGCTCGGGGGCTTGCGAGAACTGCAGGCGAATGGCTTCGCCCGGCGTGCACCCATCGATCCTGGTATGGCCGTCGACCACGTTCGAAACGAGAGGTGCTTCGCTGCCGGCACACATGATGCCGCGCACCTGGAACGGCTCGCCGATGACGACGCGCGCCAGGGCTTCGTCCTGCGTTCCGGGCAAGGGACCGTCTTCGGATCGCAGGCCGGGCACGATGCGCACCTCGAGCACGGCTTCGCGCGGCGAGGCAGGCACCTCCAGCATGAAACGGCTGGCTTCGCGGGAATAGCCCCGGGTTCTTTGCGTCAATTCGTAGGCCTGCGGCTTGCCGTCGACCGTGACGCGCAAGGCGGCACGCAACGCTTCCTCCGTCACGCGATGCGGCGATGCGACCATGACGCGCGGATGCACCGCGCTCCAATCGACCGACGCATCGAGCGTGGGACGGTCGGTGTCGGCGATGAGCGACGGGGCCGGCAACGACGTTCCCGTCGCAGCCTTCAGCAGCTCGGGCGCAAGCGCGATTCGGTAGCGCGTTGCGAGCGGCAGCGTCTTTTCGAAGCTGCAGCTGATCTCGGTATCGTCGGTCCACGAACAGGTGCGCTTCGAGGTCTCGGGCGTGATCTGCACGCGCGAATCGAGTCGCTCGTTGCCCATGACCTGCATCGCCACGGGAAAGCGGATGCGCAACTGGTCGTTCTGGAACCTGGCCTCGGGCGCGTCACCCGCGCTCGCAAACCCCGCGACACCCAAAAGCACCACACCGACGATGCAACGCCGCATGCAACGATCCTTGTCCATGTCCCCTGCCCCCAAGTCTGGTGCCCGGGGAGGGACAACGGCAACAGGACAAGTTCGG comes from Lysobacter sp. KIS68-7 and encodes:
- a CDS encoding MG2 domain-containing protein, with translation MRRCIVGVVLLGVAGFASAGDAPEARFQNDQLRIRFPVAMQVMGNERLDSRVQITPETSKRTCSWTDDTEISCSFEKTLPLATRYRIALAPELLKAATGTSLPAPSLIADTDRPTLDASVDWSAVHPRVMVASPHRVTEEALRAALRVTVDGKPQAYELTQRTRGYSREASRFMLEVPASPREAVLEVRIVPGLRSEDGPLPGTQDEALARVVIGEPFQVRGIMCAGSEAPLVSNVVDGHTRIDGCTPGEAIRLQFSQAPEQSAREAWVKEWPEGLRFRGASVSYARSDRKESDTAPLRAPGWWIEFAIDDAHAQRQFTVPAMQAAAHEVLLSPVEVAVRTGAMRPALYAPFDRALLEKGASAQVRVVNAAPQSLQLATIARDAKLATWKSPAAGDAPVDVEPDVVRKTLRDGGFVDWRAENTPGKFTSGAMAVAPDFDVYAVIGRREVVAWAHDWDSSAPIAGARAELLLRRTPDALPEGVASATTDSNGMATVELPEDFPLPDSRDARAVARWFLRVEGKVGRAVLPLAFYDWNSSLLATPAQEGFGVADRPVYRAGDTVHWRLWARQWRNGVLVPRNASAPIDLVLTNYYDKPVLTWTGTLDATGAVSGDTVLPVHLDDGDYCVREAGDKAAMRVCFFVGTFRAQDLWIRANTTARIVREGDTLPLDIEAGYYSGGTAAGAAIDNIENQLEPTPLGEAYPQWRDYTFAQARNRWDESEIAGLADRTITLDGSGRARLSLPVTFDKAAHALPPFGTIMLSAEVQLSDRDSTTSNFVKLSYARFTRYVGLKLGTQWLDDTSPVQLTGVVVDAEGREVPADTIDVDVYYAEKSDSGGGEKVHACRIAKGQATDCTFERRRTGYYRFVARSGDAAPAEPEYYVWASSGGAREDKPIELDLADQVGTAGTPLRTLVKQRKPGPVLFVFSADGRILDAAVMDLVAGTHDVELQTQPSWPRNVTLRAYVRGERQADVLPAGFRRAVPTYEKTQNVEFAASPDSRVPVSVAFAPTQSAPGAKAHLVLHNTSDSTRDVTLTVVDDALATLGAEQFENMNPRNMRAAVGTHWDSLGDSGFGGWNQDRWRWLIGKPNDPSTCTTDCVITMMGNGAINPIDVSSVDSSMPFARDTTNVALLAPGTVRRNAAAPPRQSDDFEGLDTVEVVGAAAIDPFAYDASATPHVARDESRSVDASPSRGPIRIRTQFADTALWRTDIVLAPGETRTVDFVVPDNLTRWRAVAWSDDGRGDFATADATLEAGLPVEARLQSPVRIYPGDRSRIAVNARQVAAHAAQAQATLQVDGGGTRDSHPATLALAPQGQASFGVSFAPSAPGPVLLTATASTDDGQDGVAQALEVASTAIAAQRTQAGWIGAQPLALQLPALPAGASNPYLRVSVWRGNDALVHAWTEDLRDYPHRCWEQILSRAVAAALAVQRNDSAWPDARAVVQEALDNASVFQSDDGGMRFFKTEYQEHLDISSNASLTAYTVDAFGLLRALGYAIPSGVDEDARNYLESVAKSSSDDQKNQRAIAAAVADDAADVAKLHADFATLDLPAKVAAARALARAADPQAGATIASLLDIAPKRGEARVLARSGGWSTWDRWMSSPMREQCELIRLLQDFPQYAPDGAKRALVAGLSDLYAGGVPEVDTQTGASCLRALHGEGASDASAVGVDATLGVQTEHLALRNGEVRAEAGFELPTPKATLRIAASGTLASPVAYLAHLDYNEDARQAQSTAIGFSLERRYEALRGNKWVPVAGITLKDGDWVRITLTVVNARPRRFVAVTDDLPGGLRPTDLSLAAVAGVDMEKLGDEGDWAFYERKLDPRKPRFYAEELWPGRHEIRYFTRVSNAGDYLAAPAVAELMYGEATRARTAAARIRIPDPAPVHAAP